In a genomic window of Lycium ferocissimum isolate CSIRO_LF1 chromosome 9, AGI_CSIRO_Lferr_CH_V1, whole genome shotgun sequence:
- the LOC132030073 gene encoding uncharacterized protein LOC132030073 — MEFFFRTQNEDTSGCSFNGQDILRCPFLSNINKPTSLSFFSALNFPNPVKGGKGPIFEDGPNFDMAFKVFHGKDGVVPLSGRSQRSNDNMEVESSPQFHPLAAKAATISLSSFGPGGPFSFDSFSRKWNSQKKKPESSKKKKPSSQDKSSKHEATGNEWLESGNCPIAKSYRAVSGVLPLVASAFQLPPGMKLKCPPAIVAARAALARTAFVKTVRPQPLSSKMLVIGALGMAANIPLGIWREHTEKFSLSWFTAVHAAVPFIAMLRKSVVMPKTAMALTIAASILGQVIGSRAERLRMKAKAESSLKLVAQTGSDGVIAGLNSIQVNGSPGVHCGTQGMLKDQPSNEPANTISPSASLCF, encoded by the exons ATGGAGTTCTTCTTCAGAACACAGAATGAGGACACATCTGGTTGTTCCTTCAATGGCCAGGACATTCTAAGATGCCCGTTCTtgagcaacatcaataagccAACAAGCTTGTCTTTCTTTTCTGCTCTGAACTTTCCCAACCCT GTAAAGGGAGGTAAAGGTCCAATTTTTGAAGATGGCCCCAATTTCGATATGGCATTTAAAGTCTTCCATGGAAAAGATGGGGTTGTGCCACTTTCTGGGAGATCTCAACGTTCCAATGACAACATGGAAGTAGAGTCTTCTCCTCAATTTCATCCTTTAGCTGCAAAGGCTGCCACCATAAGTTTGTCATCATTCGGACCAGGAGGTCCTTTTAGTTTTGATTCTTTCTCTCGGAAATGGAATTCACAGAAGAAGAAGCCAGAgtcatccaaaaagaaaaaaccttCATCTCAG GACAAATCCTCTAAACACGAGGCAACGGGAAATGAGTGGTTGGAGTCAGGGAACTGTCCCATCGCCAAATCTTATAGAGCTGTTAGCGGTGTTCTCCCACTTGTGGCATCAGCTTTTCAGCTGCCTCCTGGAATGAAGCTCAAATGCCCACCTGCAATTGTTGCTGCCAGGGCTGCCCTTGCCAGGACTGCGTTTGTGAAGACCGTGCGACCACAACCACTATCTTCAAAGATGCTTGTTATTGGAGCTTTAGGCATGGCAGCTAATATTCCATTAGGCATATGGAGAGAGCACACTGAGAAGTTCTCACTATCTTGGTTTACTGCAGTCCATGCTGCTGTTCCCTTCATAGCTATGCTGAGGAAGTCGGTCGTGATGCCCAAAACAGCTATGGCATTAACCATTGCTGCTTCTATCTTGGGACAGGTCATCGGTTCAAGAGCAGAGCGACTTCGAATGAAAGCAAAAGCCGAGAGTAGTCTTAAATTGGTAGCACAGACTGGCTCAGATGGCGTAATTGCAGGTCTCAACTCAATCCAGGTCAATGGTTCGCCCGGGGTTCATTGTGGCACACAGGGGATGCTTAAAGACCAACCCTCGAACGAACCTGCCAATACTATCTCTCCATCTGCCAGTCTCTGTTTCTAA